Genomic window (Rutidosis leptorrhynchoides isolate AG116_Rl617_1_P2 unplaced genomic scaffold, CSIRO_AGI_Rlap_v1 contig38, whole genome shotgun sequence):
CACTTCAAAACTAATGGGGTTCGACGATTTCTAAAAATGTTTTATGATGATTTGGTTTCGGAAATGATGATGCAAAGTTTATTGATGACAAAATAATTTAAGATGTTTATGATCCAAATATTTTTACATAATCAATGCTTCATTAAATGTTTTCAATATAAAACCTCACTAAGCATTATAGCTTACCCTTTTCGAAAAATATATGTTCTTTCTCTTCAGGTTCATGAAAAAGTAAAGGTCCGGGCTACGAGGCATCAATAGGGTCCGCTTCCGCAAATCAATGATAGGATACGACGAATAAAAGGTATTGACGAACACCCTTTTTGATCCTCGTTAAGGTGGGGTCGGGAGTGGGCGCCACAAGCAGGGACTTATAGATTATTTGGACTGTGGAGCTGTAGGCGACCTCAGCTTAGGATAGACTCGGTACATGAGCGTCCAAAGCGAAGGAGACTTATGGTCCCCACTCTGCATAGGTCGCTTTCATAGTATTGAGCATCCAAGCAAACCCTAAAAGCTCCCATATATAAAGACTCAACTCAGATGTCTTGTGACATATAAGAGACATACAGTGAACACATTAGGGCAAACTTCTCACTCTAGAAGAAGGACACTTCCCTCTCTAGATTCGAGTAACTTCACGAGGCCCTCGGCGTCGTGGTGAGCCTTACATCAGGTCGTAGACGCTCAAATACTTCTCAACCCCCATTATGTTCTAAGTCACTCAACCTACTCGAAGACTAATCAGAAGAACGCGCGTGCTCTTCACGAAATCTCGTTTCGATCCTTGACGAAACAACACCCCTTACCGAGGAGCGTGGTGCATGTCTCCTTTGGGGCTAGTCCGTGAGATCCTATGGCCGGCAGGGCACATTTTCGCGCCGATAGAGCCTCGAATCCTTAAGAACCTCTTGCGCCAAGGATCATCGAAGATACCAGTTATCATATGTTTGGTCGCCCCTTCTTGGTCGGCAAGACCTAGAATATCCCCCTAAGAAGGGGCGATTTGGGGGCAGAATTCCCATCCCGGTAGGGATTGGGTCCATGGATTCCTACTAGTAGGGGAATGTTTCTATACGAGGGTGGAAGTCTTTCGAGCCACGTAGGGAGGAGGAACAAGTCTACTAAGGATGTTGATTAGTAGGGGTCTTCCCTTACTCACGACATGTAGCGTGAGGAAGTCGAGCACGGGGGCGAGCGCCCTTACGGTCAGCCCGTTCAGTCTGGGTGACTTGATGTCCCCTTAGGAACGGGATCTTCAGTTAGTGTGGGCGGATCGAAAGCAGGGGCATGATCGGTCAGCTCTTGAGGGGCTGAGGCCCTCGCAATTTCAAATCTTGTATGAACCATGTTAAAACAAGTAAAAGGAGAGTGTGTTCCGATAGTACCGAATTAGGGGAAGATAGAGGAAACGAATTTTTGCACGTTTCCCACAGGCGGCACCAATGTCGTGACCGAAGAGATTACGGTGACGTAAGGATCAAGTGAAGATGTTGACACGATCGCAACCTGCAAAAGAAATATAGGGTTGTAGCTACGTATAAGCGTCTTCGGTCTGCGTGACTAGCAAGACTCACCTCAAGACTTTAGTCAAGGGTGCGTAGCTACTTGTGTATGGCGTGTTTCTGTCGTGGAGAAGATGGGCTCCTAATCTCAATAATCAATAGAGTAAATTAGGATTTTAATTTATCACCTTAGAGAAATTATGTAGGAAATTATCCCTTAATTGAGGaatttgatcttccataatcttctTATATAAAGTATAACTCCTATTATGTGGACCTATAAACGTTAACTAAAGAAATGTTTTATTTTCGAGACTACTCTTGAGCATCTAACAGTCCAACCGTGGTGATCCTATCTGATGAGACAGTTCGGCCGATCCCGTCATGCCGATCAGCTTGACCGGCAGTCGAAGACTTTTCCATTTCATCTATATTCTTTTAATCTATCCATAAATTAATTAGaaatttattaatatgaaattatGTGCAGTAGGATCAGAATGATGGGATGTTCACATGTTATCCTACGTTTTTTATTCTTCACATGACTGTGTCAAGTAGCTCACATGAAAATTTATCCATGTTggcgtttcctttgttatttataatataaatatttccGAATCAGGATTCTTTTTTATTCCTTCTATAATATTAGATACTGAAAGTATCCGAATCAGAAATCTTGTTGttttgtatatttttttatttatttcgttaaaaAAAACGAAGAAATGTGAGGAATACCTAATATTTGACTGGAGGTTCATTGTAAGGTATTGCTCTTGGTGGAAAGAATATTGTTTGTCTGTTTTTGTTCTTGTACCAAAAAGTCTTGAGCGTGATGAAAGTAAATATGGCtcgtttggatttttttttttcatttacgtAGAAGGTAACATATTAACGCATGAGGCTTGACAATTATTTTAGAATTAAAATAATCAAATCTAAAATCCAACTATTAAGACACTAGAATATCTGGCAAGAGTTCTTTATAACATATAAAGTAAAATGAGACTTTTATTGAGATTGCAAAAAAATAAATTATTTTAATCGAAATACTGATGTTTATTACAAAGAAAAGTTGTTCGTTGATTAACTATGAAACCTATACTATCAACGAACAATAATGATAAGAAAATATTCTTAAGAAGCTATTACACGTATCACTTTGGGTACAGTTTATAAAATGTTTCTAATAAGCGAATATAAGATACTTAAAGTGAGTGGAAATCTATACTAACAAGACTGAGACAAATTATTGGATAATTAAAGCGAGTGGCAACCTAGGTGGCGCGCGAAAGTTCAATTCCAACAAGAATTCCAACAAAATATCAAAACCAATGAGAATTGGACATCTTTTAGGAACCTCATCCATCGGAACTCCAAGGTTAAGCATGCTTTGCATGTAGGACTTCTAGAATGGGTGACCATCCAAGAATTTTTTCAGATAGCATGCGAGTGAAGACAAAGCTTGTTGGAAAATAGAGTGTTGGTATATGAAGATAGACGTCAATCTGTGCTGACATCGGGCTTCCGTCGTTACTACGGGTGAACGCAATAAATGTCCAGCGAGAGAAGAAAGGTGCACATCCTATGTCTTCAAGAAACGAAGTGGACAGGTCAAAAGAGTAGGATGTTAGACAAGAGCGGCCACAAACTATGGTATTCCGGAAAAGATAAGAACAGGAATGGAGTTGGAATAGTAGTCGACAAATCCATCCTAGATGATGTTATCGAGGTCCAAAGATATGGAGATTGTGCAATTCGCACCAAGCTCATGATGGGAAAAGATGTGTTGCATGTTATCAGCTCCTATGCTCCTCAAGTAGGGTTGAGTGATAGCATCAAACAGGAATTTTGGGATAGTATGGATGCAATAATGTAAAGCATCCCAAATGGTGAGAAAATCATCATCGGAGGAGATCTTAATGGATATGTGGGCAAAGATCGTGACGGATACGATGATGCTCATGGAGGATACGGATATGGGAGTAGAAATAAGGAGGGAGAGTCCATCCTCGACTTCGCTTCGGCATATGACTTGGTGATACCAAATACTTGTTTTCAAAAGAGGGATTCTCATTTGGTGACATTTAAAAATGATAGAAATCTAAGTCAAATAGACTTCTTCCTGACGCGGAGGAGAGATCGTCAGGAGTGTAAGGATTGCAAGTTCATACTGGGTGAGGCACTTACGATGCAACATAGGTTGTTAGTGCTAGACACAAAGGTAAGGCAATGGAAGAAAGAGACGGGGAGTGATGATAAACCCACAATCCGTTGGTGGAGTCTCAAAGGAACCAAACTAGAAGACTTCAAGAAGTCCATGATGGGTGAAGACGTTTGGGGACTAAATGAGGATGTGAACTCTATGTGGGAGGCGATGGAAAGATGTGTTAAAAGAGTTGCTTCCTCAATGTTAGGAGTCTCCAAAGGAAAGGAGTCGCACCAAAAGGATCTTGGTGGTGGGATGAGGCTACAAaggagaaaattaaaaaaaaagaaggTTATTTAGGAGCTTGCCTAAATCTCAAGATGTCAATGCTTATAAGAGATATAAATTGGCAAGTAAGGAGGCAAAAAGGGCGGTCAAAAAAGCGAAGAACAAGTTCTTTGACGGTTTGTATGAGAAGTTGGATACTAAAGAAGGAGAAATGGACATGTATAAAATAGCCCAACGAAGAGAGAGGGTTAGCAAAGATATTAACGGGATAAGGTGCATAAAGGATGAAGAGGACAAAGTTTTGGTGTCCGATGTGGATATCAAGTTAAGATGGAAGAATTACTTTGATAAACTCTTCAATGGTGGCCAAGAAGAGCATATTGAGGACCCTCCTCTAGAGGTAGATGGAAGGATCTGCTATCTAAGAAGGGTTCGCTTTGATGAAGTAAAAGAAGCGTTGAGGAAGATGAAGAATGGAAAAGCATGCGGACCGAATGATATCCCTATTGAGGTATGGAAATGTCTTGGAGACATAGCTATTGTGTGGTTGACAAGACTGTTTAACAAGATAATGGTCTCGTGTAAGATGCCAGATGCTTGGAGGAGAAGCACGTTAGTTCCAATCTTCAAGAATAAGGGAGATATTCAAGATTGCGCAAACTATCGAGGCATCAAACTCATTAGCCACACTATGAAGTTATGGGAGCGGGTTATTGAGCATAGAGTGAGGTCTACCACTACAATATCCGAGAACCAATTTGGATTTATGCCTGGAAGATCGACTATGGAGGCAATCTTTCTTGTGAGGAGCCTGATGGAGAAATATAGGACAAACAAAAAAGATTTGCACATGGTTTTTATAGATCTTGAAAAGGCATATGATAGAGTCCCGCGAAACATTCTTTGGTAGGCTTTAGCCAAACATGGTGTCTCTAGTCAGTATATCACCCTCATTCAAGATATGTATGAGGGAGTACGGACTAGCGTGAGGACAAATGGAGGAGACACGTCAGATTTCCCAATCACCATAGGCATGCATCAAGGCTCAGCTTTGAGCCCATATCTTTTCACGTTAGTGATGGATATATTGACTCGACACATCCATGACGATATACCATGGTGCATGTTGTTTGCGGATGATGTCGTCTTGATTGATGAGAGCAGAGAAGGAGTAAATATAAAGTTAGAGTTATGGAGGGAGACCTTGGAGTCGAATGGTTTTAGATTAAGTCGTAGTAAGATGGTGTATATGCATTGCGATTTTAGTGGACAATGTAGGGGTCAGTCTAGTACCATTCAGTTGGGAGGAGAAGATGTACCTAGATGCGATAGATTTCGATATCTAGGACCTATCCTacaacaagatggagagattgacaAGGATGTCACTCATCGCATACAAGCGGGATGGGCAAAATGGAGAAAAGCAACTGGTATCTTGTGTGATAGACATATCTCAAGTCGGCTCAAAGGAAACTTTTATAGAATAGCAGTGAGACCTGCTATTCTATATGGAAGTGAATGTTGGCCGATAAAGAAACAACAAGAGCACAAGGTTCAGGTTGCAGAGATGAGGATGTTGAGATGGTCGAATGGACTTATATTAAAAGCTAAAGTCTGAAACAAGACTATCAGGAGCAACCTTAAAGTTGCACCTATAGATGAAAAGATAAGAGAGGGTAAACTTAGGTGGTTCGGGCATGTGAGACGTAGACCTATAGATGCTCCGGTAAGGAAGTGTGAGGACATAGATATAGGAACAGAGAGGAGAGGGAGGGGGAGACCTAGACTCACGTGGGAGAGGGTAATTAGGAAGGATTTAGAGTTATTAGATATTTCAGAAGACTTAGTAGAGGAGAGAGGGGAGTGGAGACGTCGTATTCATGTAGCAAATGCTTTATAGATAGGTTTATTTGTAGGGTATATATTTTAGTTATAGATTAGTGTTAGCTATATATGTCTTTATGTTTCATCAGATgatttcctatatatatatatcatattacatgTATTTTATATGTTTCGGAACACGGCATGTGAATTACACATAGCCCTTGTGCTTAAAAGTTGAGGATTCATATAGCCGACTCCACACGGTGGAATTGAGGCTTGTTGTTGTTGGGTCAGGGCGGAGTTGGCTCGTTACAATTTGGTATTAGAGCCGAACACGTATGATTATGAAAATCCACATCGGAAAGGTACatgaaaactatgggttataaagGAATTGATTAGTTCTATCCATGTCAAAAAAGTTGCAACTTCTTTTCGAGAGCTCATCCATTAAAACTCTAAATTTTAGCAAAGATGAGTGTTGGTCTATGGAGATAGAAGTCGATCCTGTGGCCACTCCGTACttgtgctgttgatgccggtgaacGCAATAAATGGCAAGCGGGCCAGGGCTGAGTGAAGTTGTTACACCTCCGTGGATGGATTGCAATCTCACTGGAAGTCTGATAGTACGGTTAGGTGATATGTCGAGAGCAAATCCATGGTCATAACCCTCGATGTACGGTTTCTCCTCTACCCTTACAATGCTGTCTCGGAACTTCTAATCTGACAACATGAGTGATAAAAATTAAGGTCTCATGTTTACTCACGAGCTACTTCAAGCTCCTTCTTATGTCCGTTGAAAATTTCAATTTCGACAACGGGTTCTTGTATTCTACTTCCAACAATATCCCATAATTGGTGCAATCAGAGATGATTCTTAATATGAAGAGACCAAATATCAAAATGCTCTTCATTAAATATCATTGGGTTGTATTAAACAGTCTTGGTTCTTCCTGAGGTTTAGTGATAATCAGAGTATGCAGCCAGAGTCTTTCTCCATCATTATCTTCGGCCATCGTGTTCATCTGGATGAGCAAATGACGTCCCATGCGTCATCAGAAAAGGCATGCTCTGATAACAACCCAACTTTTATTAAATCATTTGCAAACAAAAAGCCTCAAACTGCAAGGTAATCCCCTACAATTATGTGAAGAGACTGTCTCACAGACTCGAACTCATGTTATGCATATAACACAATTTAAAAACCATACGAATTGATTCACCAAAGTCCATACAAATTAATTCACTATGATAGTGATAAAATTATGAAGATCGACTGCTACTAGGCCAGATATTTTATTGATTATAGGAAATGAACAGTGTTTTCTTCTGATGACTCATTAGACCTAACGGAAATGTGGTTTCGCAATGACGATTAAGTTTTCTATCCTGTGCATGGTCATGCCAAAAACTTCAGTCATGTCTAAATCTTTCGGACTAATTCCTGGAGGACGTTCCCACTCAAAGCTATGGAGAACCTGAGCGAGAGCAAGTTCAATGCTTGCCACATCAAATGTGATAGCAGGGCAAATTCTTCTTCCTGCTCCAAATGGTATTAACTCAAAATTCTGCCCTTGAAATTAATAGTACTACCCATAAATCTTTCTGGTTTAAACTTCTCAGGATTTTTCCATGACGTTGGATCCCTTCCAATTGCCCAAGCATTGATGTAAATTCGAGTTTTTGCAGCAAACTCGTATTGATCTATAGTAATGTCTTGAATGGATTCTCTTGGGAGTAATATTGGAGCCGGAGGATGCAAACGCAAAGTTTCTTTAATCACAGCTTTCATGTAGTGTAAATTAGGTAAAACACACTCTTTGACAACTCTTTCTCCCACGACGTTACGTACTTCGGCTTGTGCCTTCTCCAAGGCTTTAGGGTTCATCAGAAGCTCTGTCATGGCCCAGTCTAAGGTTATGAAGGTCGTGTCAGTTCCTGCTACAAACATGTCCTAGAAAGAAGCATTAAATGTTATAACATGTATCCAATTACGCCAAATAAACCAGCCTAATTTGATCCACATTGGTCGGGCACTCTTCTTGCAAACCGTGAGGTTCAAAGGTCAAAGCTTGTTACTAGTTATACTACCACGTAATGCAAGATTATTTGTCATCAATTATTTCTAGAATGACTAATACCATCCATAAACTCTTTTCGATCATAGATTTATCTTCAAATTCATATCATTTAGCAGTTGAATGTGTGGTCACATCACTCAACAAGAGAATAGGTTAAATTATGACCTACTAATTAACTTGTCATAACATTAATTGATATCTAGTTTTCAAAATAATATTTAACTGATAACTAAGAGAAAATGTATGTACTGACCATAATGATAACTTTGACATTATCAATAGTGAGGGATATTTCGGCAGATCCGGATTTATGTATATCAAGTAATACATCCACAAGATCCTTGGGCTCCTTTTCTCCATTAGAATTGAGATGTTCATTAATCACCTCATCGTAAAACTGATCAAATCTCTGGGAAGTATGCTGGAGTCTAGATTTCATGCCTGACAAGGTGTGAACGAAC
Coding sequences:
- the LOC139883295 gene encoding LOW QUALITY PROTEIN: cytochrome P450 71AP13-like (The sequence of the model RefSeq protein was modified relative to this genomic sequence to represent the inferred CDS: inserted 3 bases in 2 codons) — its product is MAMASLLWLVLVASIIFLAVLFKKKSNSRKQLILPPSPRKLPIIGNLHQVGNMPRLSFRRLANKFGPIIYLQLGQIPAVVVSSAKLAKELLKTHDLETSSRPQIFSAKHLFYNCTDIGFSPYGAYWRGIRKICILELLSAKRVQSFSFVREEEVSKLVDRIAGCYPGKVNLSXLLGLYSNSIICRIALGRDFSQGGDYDRRGFQSMLDEFQELLRGFSVGEYFPSLQFVHTLSGMKSRLQHTSQRFDQFYDEVINEHLNSNGEKEPKDLVDVLLDIHKSGSAEISLTIDNVKVIIMDMFVAGTDTTFITLDWAMTELLMNPKALEKAQAEVRNVVGERVVKECVLPNLHYMKAVIKETLRLHPPAPILLPRESIQDITIDQYEFAAKTRIYINAWAIGRDPTSWKNPEKFKPERFMGSTIXFQGQNFELIPFGAGRRICPAITFDVASIELALAQVLHSFEWERPPGISPKDLDMTEVFGMTMHRIENLIVIAKPHFR
- the LOC139883293 gene encoding uncharacterized protein; this encodes MSSERRKVHILCLQETKWTGQKSRMLDKSGHKLWYSGKDKNRNGVGIVVDKSILDDVIEVQRYGDCAIRTKLMMGKDVLHVISSYAPQVGLSDSIKQEFWDSMDAIM